Below is a genomic region from Sinorhizobium meliloti.
GCCACTTGTTTGAAAAAGGCTTGATCGGGTTTGCGGCTTCCTAAGGCTGCCGAATAATAGATGCCGTCACAATGGCTGCCAAGCCCAAGTGCTTCAACGAGATGCGCCGCCCGGACGTGCTCTTGGTCAGTTGCCAGATAGACTCTTTTTCCGGCCTTGCGCTGCTGACGGAGTTCTTCAAGCAGCTTAATATTCAGCCGTGCATCGTTCTCGAACCAGTAGGCAATGAAGTCATCGTAGGGGAGATGGGGAGCAATCTTTGCCAGGACCGGCTTCAGATGATCGACCGGCGCCGCCCGCCCAAGAACGATCTCGTTCCAGTAAGGAGAGAAAAACTCTTGCTGAAGGGCCGCAACTGACAGCCCGAGATCATCCTCAATGGTCGATGCCCACGGCCTTCCGTCGGAAGGGCGGCCGCAAACCAAGACGCCTTCCACATCGATCATCAACGCTCTGATCAAGGACATCTACCCCTCCGACGGTTCGGTGGTATTATGTGATTGCCCGAAGCCGTCATCGCTGTTGAGTGAAAGGCTGAAGCATTAAATCCATCTCGCGATGAGACCGGAGCACGGCCACAGGAACAGTAGGCCCGTGTTGGTCGATTTGTTTGATAAAAAGAGGCGCGTAACGCTTTTCGAAGTTCCAGATGTAGGAGAGAAAATCCATATCAGGCAAGGGCTCTGGACAACCCTCAGCCATTTCCGGTCGGACTGACCCATAGTATCGGAAAACACGCTTAAATAGCCCGAGAAGAGCGACGCGTCTTGGGACTCGAACCCACAAGACTAAATCGGTTCGCACAAGTCTGATGTCGAACGAAGATGCTCCACTGCCGTCCATGACCCATCGCTCGCGCCGAGCCAACTGCTCAATTATCGCTCGTTGTCCAGCTCGATCACGCTCTACCCATCCCGGAAGCCATCGCACGTCTCGGTCCAGCGACTGAAATTCAAGGTCGCGACACGCTGCGATCTTCGCAGAGAACGTCGTTTTGCCGCCGCCTGAACACCCGATTACCAATACGCGCTTGGCGTTCGCAAGTAGGCTTACCGCTTCCTCGGAAGAAACGTGCCGTGGCATCTACGCGACCTCCAAACACACGTGCTACAAGGTTTGTTTATTCGTTTAGCGGGACGAAGCAATGTCCTGTGTTGGCGCTGTACTACTGAGGCGGAAGTCGATTGAAGGCAAGCCTCATGTGCAACGAGGGGCTACTTCGTTTTGCCTTCTAACGAAGAAACGAAGCGATCAAACACGTTGATGTCGTAGCGGAGTTCATTGAGCGGAATAACGTCGGGAGGCAGGCCGTCATCCGGCAACGTCAAAAGCACTCGACCACCTAATGCCTTTTCCAGAAGTTCATACCAGTGGACGAGGAATGGCTGTAAGCGAAAGTGCAGTTCGAAACGATCCCGCACGCGGCAGGTGTCTTCCTCACATTGTTGTTTAGCTGTCTGGTAGTCGATGACCTTGACGAAATAAGCATCGGCGAACCCCAGCTGTTTTTCCTGGAGCGCGGTTCTCGTTGCCTGGAGTTGAAGTTCCCATTGGCGTTTCGGGAGTGCGCCGATCTGGCAAAGGCACCAGGAATAGTGCAGCTTCAAGGGGTCTGTGTCGCAGATAGCCAGACCCTTCCCCCGTTCCATCTGGAGCGCATCGCCCCATCTTTTCGCATTCCAGTCCGTCCAGTACTGAGCGGTTTCTATGCCAGTAAGGGGCTGAGCCTTTCGATCGGCCGGAAACGTCTCGGGTATCAGGTTCGATTGACCGTGCGATTTGCACCAGGTGGTCTTACCAGCCGCACTGATGCCTTCCACGACAATAATCATCATCTAGCTCCGGTCACCACTTCGACCATATCGCCTTCCATCGCAGGGCCGCAATGGCTGGTGATGGCGCAATCCGGCCGACGTGCTCGTCATCTGTCCGCCGCAAGCGGTCAATCAAGCCGGATCAATTTATGAGCGGAAATGCGCTCAAGGCGCTTGGGATCGTGACCGGGACCGCTGGATACAGATATGATCGATCCAAGTCGCCAATAGTCGGCACACCAAGCAGAGCCATGGAACGCAGCATCTCGTCTTCAATCAGCTCAAGCATGCGAATTATTGCTGCCTCGCCCCCCGCCGCCAATGCATAGCACTGCATGCGACCAAGACCAACGAGGTTTGCGCCTATTGCTAGTGCCTTTATGATGTCCGTCCCACGACAGAACCCTCCGTCGACCATCACCTTTGCTTGGCCGCCCACGGCGTCGATGATTTCTGGCAGTACATCCATCGTACCTCGGCCATGGTCGAGCTGGCGGCCACCATGGTTCGAAACATAAATCCAGTCCACGCCATGATCGACTGCGATACGAGCGTCCTCGACTGTGGCAATTCCTTTCAGCACGAGTGGAATGTCGTAGGAGTCCTTGATCAACTTGACGGTCCGCCAATCGAGACCGGCCTGGTACGCCTGACCAGGCCACTTTCCTAATCCAGCCGTCCGATGTCGATTGGCAATATCGCGGTCGCGGCGAGCGAGGACGGCGCTATCGACAGTTAGGCAGATTGCGGCACAGCCGGATGCCAGCGCACGACCAACGTATTTATGGACGGAGGCATCGTCGCCTCTGACGTAGAGTTGCGCCATTCGTAGTGCTGAAGGGGCCGCCTCGGCGACGGACTCGAGTGGTGTGCATCCCGAACTGAGCATATGGGCGACCCCGAACACCTGAGCGCCTGATGCCACGGCTGCCCCTCCACCTGGGCCGAACAGGTTCAGCGGACCGGTGGGAGCAAGAAAGATTGGCAAGCGCAACCTTCGACCGAAATGCTCAATCGAGAGGTCTACCACGCTCACATTACGCAGCACACGCGGCTTGAAGGCAATGGAATCGATTGCCAAGCGGTTGCGTTTGAGGGTCGTTTCGGTTTCCGCCCCACCTACGAGGCTATCCCATTTTTCCTTTGATAGAGCTCCTTGGGCCTTCTGTATGATCTCTTGCAAGCTCTCGAAGTCGCCCAAATGGGGAGGGCATGTAGCTTCCTCGCCTTTGCTCATCGCGCACCCCGATCGAGTGATTCCGGAGACAATTCGCCCAATACGACGTGGTGTTCAATTCGCAAGATCGCAGACGAGGCCAGAATTTACAATCTGCTATGACCGCTGTTGGTGCAATCCGGTCGGTTACCGATTATCGAAGAAGTCCATCGCGTCCGAACTCCTCCCACCCGGCCAGGTTGGAGGCGGCGTCGCCGTGTTCGGTTTCGGAATTTGACCCGCCCTTGGTGGTGTTTCTCAACGTCCGC
It encodes:
- a CDS encoding HAD-IA family hydrolase, which encodes MSLIRALMIDVEGVLVCGRPSDGRPWASTIEDDLGLSVAALQQEFFSPYWNEIVLGRAAPVDHLKPVLAKIAPHLPYDDFIAYWFENDARLNIKLLEELRQQRKAGKRVYLATDQEHVRAAHLVEALGLGSHCDGIYYSAALGSRKPDQAFFKQVAALSGLRPDQLLLVDDPPANIDAARLCGWNAIHWQQGSMLFARLAAIEDLCPKNTD
- a CDS encoding ATPase AAA; translation: MPRHVSSEEAVSLLANAKRVLVIGCSGGGKTTFSAKIAACRDLEFQSLDRDVRWLPGWVERDRAGQRAIIEQLARRERWVMDGSGASSFDIRLVRTDLVLWVRVPRRVALLGLFKRVFRYYGSVRPEMAEGCPEPLPDMDFLSYIWNFEKRYAPLFIKQIDQHGPTVPVAVLRSHREMDLMLQPFTQQR
- a CDS encoding alpha-hydroxy acid oxidase, with the protein product MSKGEEATCPPHLGDFESLQEIIQKAQGALSKEKWDSLVGGAETETTLKRNRLAIDSIAFKPRVLRNVSVVDLSIEHFGRRLRLPIFLAPTGPLNLFGPGGGAAVASGAQVFGVAHMLSSGCTPLESVAEAAPSALRMAQLYVRGDDASVHKYVGRALASGCAAICLTVDSAVLARRDRDIANRHRTAGLGKWPGQAYQAGLDWRTVKLIKDSYDIPLVLKGIATVEDARIAVDHGVDWIYVSNHGGRQLDHGRGTMDVLPEIIDAVGGQAKVMVDGGFCRGTDIIKALAIGANLVGLGRMQCYALAAGGEAAIIRMLELIEDEMLRSMALLGVPTIGDLDRSYLYPAVPVTIPSALSAFPLIN